One part of the Dysidea avara chromosome 10, odDysAvar1.4, whole genome shotgun sequence genome encodes these proteins:
- the LOC136236388 gene encoding germ cell nuclear acidic protein-like isoform X2 — protein sequence MSVEMSFADLSELLNRLDQCVTIQRPLRFSVLEVYEIIKFLESLEYIKVIDKTELWTQLFRELVKPVNTKEISTQTVEEVISIDPITQQVSELVLTSTTSDYEVVATSKEEDQLSLMEPSADGVVESDHEKSNVSSSSDDNDVVVIEVKPGTKAVKYEAGEPSADVVVESDHEKSNVSSSSDDNDVVVVEVEPGTKAVKNEAGKNEDSWASLYCEEESSNDDTFEMFIMEIKSAAKSTPKQRRSPSLTEPSDVCSTTHSVDRITIDSSNISTNSHVEEDVEKSLFKEITNSVHSRRRLSRRKSVTRVMITEDCIEAEEFLDDEAESSCFISDSPNEYLDEEAKEDESSQISDGTDVARKLFSDESEISSINQPVSREKPKQVTDFYTPSTIMDSLKASYSNVNFKKFREKMAQDLFMFYNVSVFDSKLPSNFEITWNIHLTKTAGLCYYSEVNNERRARVELSTKVCTDFERLRDVLIHELCHAATWVFDGMKCGHGAEWKRWTQKVCQAVPGLPVITTCHNYEIPTKHVYHCTKCDYSIGRHSKSINLITQHCPLCTSHLKLQPKLKADGTPRQQTMSPFAQFVKENYSSVRKDTPQHGQVMSKLALMYKQTSTL from the exons ATGAGTGTCGAGATGTCTTTCG CGGATTTATCCGAGTTGCTAAACCGCTTGGACCAGTGTGTAACAATCCAGAGACCGCTACGATTTTCTGTCTTA GAAGTATACGAAATCATCAAGTTCTTAGAGTCCTTGGAATACATTAAGGTCATCGATAAAACGGAGCTTTGGACACAACTG TTTAGAGAACTGGTGAAGCCGGTAAATAcaaaagaaat CTCCACCCAGACTGTCGAAGAAGTGATATCAA TTGACCCTATTACACAACAAGTCAGTGAACTAGTGTTAACCAGTACTACTAGTGATTATGAGGTAGTGGCAACCAGCAAGGAAGAAGACCAGTTATCATTAATGGAACCCTCTGCTGATGGAGTGGTAGAGTCGGATCATGAAAAGAGCAATGTCAGTAGTAGTAGTGATGATAATGATGTAGTGGTTATTGAGGTGAAGCCAGGGACTAAGGCTGTTAAGTATGAGGCTGGGGAACCTTCTGCTGATGTAGTGGTAGAGTCAGATCATGAAAAGAGCAATGTCAGTAGTAGTAGTGATGATAATGATGTAGTGGTTGTTGAGGTGGAGCCAGGGACTAAGGCTGTTAAGAATGAGGCTGGGAAAAACGAGGA CTCTTGGGCTTCCTTGTATTGTGAAGAAGAATCGTCAAATGATGATACTTTTGAAATGT TCATCATGGAGATTAAGAGTGCTGCAAAGAG CACACCAAAGCAAAGGCGAAGTCCCAGTCTTACAGAGCCTAGTGATGTCTGTTCCACAACTCATTCAGTTGACAGAATCACTATTGATTCGTCAAACATCAGCACAAATTCACATGTTGAAGAAG ATGTGGAGAAGAGCTTGTTTAAAGAAATTACCAATAGTGTCCACTCAAGAAGAAGGCTTTCTCGAAGAAAGAG TGTTACCCGTGTAATGATTACTGAAGATTGTATTGAAGCTGAAGAGTTTTTAGATGATGAAGCAGAGAGTAGTTGTTTTATTTCTGATTCACCTAACGAGTATTTAGATGAGGAAGCCAAGGAAGATGAGAGTAGCCAGATTTCTGATGGAACTGATGTAGCAAGAAAACTGTTTTCTGATGAAAGTGAAATCTCATCAAT TAACCAGCCGGTATCAAGAGAGAAGCCTAAACAGGTCACTGATTTTTACACCCCAA GCACCATAATGGACAGCCTGAAAGCATCATATAGTAATGTCAACTTCAAGAAGTTCAGGGAAAAGATGGCACAAGATTTGTTCATGTTCTACAATGTCAGTGTGTTTGACAGCaag CTTCCATCTAATTTTGAGATCACATGGAACATTCATTTAACAAAAACAGCTGGACTGTGTTATTATTCAGA GGTTAATAATGAAAGGAGAGCTAGAGTTGAATTGTCTACTAAAGTGTGCACAGATTTTG AGAGATTACGAGACGTGTTGATTCATGAACTATGTCATGCGGCCACCTGGGTATTTGATGGAATGAAATGTGGCCATGGAGCTGAATGGAAGAGATG GACACAGAAGGTGTGTCAAGCCGTACCTGGTCTACCTGTTATCACTACTTGTCACAATTATGAAATACCCACCAAACATgtttaccactgtaccaagtgtgATTACTC AATTGGGAGACACTCAAAGTCAATAAACTTAATAACTCAACATTGCCCCTTGTGCACAAG TCACTTAAAATTACAACCCAAATTAAAAGCTGACGGAACACCCAGGCAGCAAACAATGTCACCATTTGCTCAGTTTGTTAAAGAGAATTATTCATCAGTTAGAAAGGATACACCACAGCACGGACAAGTAATGAGCAAACTGGCATTAATGTATAAACAAACTTCAACATTGTGA
- the LOC136236412 gene encoding zinc finger FYVE domain-containing protein 21-like: MATSDKKVQYTKWGLKMVGTKSIFDLDEPPWLPDEKVRRCLNCNEEFTTLLRRKHHCRRCGQVFCGTCVSKLPVYRMGFVDPQCVCKKCEATCKAEEDFYEHHLKVLCKGAKFCLSDSKDPEQAYECCLSPDHLDILISDHEPVSIKSILKIRMITGDSSQPQDSPALGFNKKSGSLKNINGMHIQFSFGQEEKAMMLICCANSKKQSADWLRALKKALMLLRE; encoded by the exons ATGGCTACGTCCGATAAGAAAGTGCAGTACACGAAGTGGGGCTTGAAAATGGTTGGGACTAAATCCATCTTTGATTTGGATGAACCGCCGTGGCTCCCAGACGAAAAG GTTCGGAGGTGTCTAAATTGTAACGAAGAGTTCACGACGCTTCTTAGAAGAAAA CACCACTGTAGAAGATGCGGGCAGGTATTTTGCGGTACTTGCGTCTCTAAATTGCCTGTGTACCGAATGGGCTTTGTTGACCCTCAATGTGTGTGTAAAAAGTGTGAAGCAACTTGCAAAGCTGAAGAAGACTTCTACGAACACCACTTGAAAGTTCTGTGTAAAG GTGCAAAGTTTTGTTTGTCAGATTCAAAAGATCCGGAACAAGCTTACGAGTGTTGCCTAAGTCCAGACCACCT TGATATTTTAATATCAGATCATGAGCCAGTATCAATTAAAAGTATTCTCAAGATTAGAATGATCACGG GTGACTCTTCACAGCCACAGGATTCTCCAGCATTGGGATTCAACAAGAAAAGTGGCAGTCTAAAGAACATCAATGGGATGCATATCCAGTTTTCATTTGGACAAGAAGAAAAGGCAATGATGTTGATATGTTGTGCGAATAGCAAGAAACAGTCAGCAGATTGGTTGAGAGCTCTTAAAAAG GCACTAATGCTGTTAAGAGAATAA
- the LOC136236388 gene encoding germ cell nuclear acidic protein-like isoform X1 has translation MSVEMSFADLSELLNRLDQCVTIQRPLRFSVLEVYEIIKFLESLEYIKVIDKTELWTQLFRELVKPVNTKEISTQTVEEVISNHVNASFHDRGRHRMTECRVDPITQQVSELVLTSTTSDYEVVATSKEEDQLSLMEPSADGVVESDHEKSNVSSSSDDNDVVVIEVKPGTKAVKYEAGEPSADVVVESDHEKSNVSSSSDDNDVVVVEVEPGTKAVKNEAGKNEDSWASLYCEEESSNDDTFEMFIMEIKSAAKSTPKQRRSPSLTEPSDVCSTTHSVDRITIDSSNISTNSHVEEDVEKSLFKEITNSVHSRRRLSRRKSVTRVMITEDCIEAEEFLDDEAESSCFISDSPNEYLDEEAKEDESSQISDGTDVARKLFSDESEISSINQPVSREKPKQVTDFYTPSTIMDSLKASYSNVNFKKFREKMAQDLFMFYNVSVFDSKLPSNFEITWNIHLTKTAGLCYYSEVNNERRARVELSTKVCTDFERLRDVLIHELCHAATWVFDGMKCGHGAEWKRWTQKVCQAVPGLPVITTCHNYEIPTKHVYHCTKCDYSIGRHSKSINLITQHCPLCTSHLKLQPKLKADGTPRQQTMSPFAQFVKENYSSVRKDTPQHGQVMSKLALMYKQTSTL, from the exons ATGAGTGTCGAGATGTCTTTCG CGGATTTATCCGAGTTGCTAAACCGCTTGGACCAGTGTGTAACAATCCAGAGACCGCTACGATTTTCTGTCTTA GAAGTATACGAAATCATCAAGTTCTTAGAGTCCTTGGAATACATTAAGGTCATCGATAAAACGGAGCTTTGGACACAACTG TTTAGAGAACTGGTGAAGCCGGTAAATAcaaaagaaat CTCCACCCAGACTGTCGAAGAAGTGATATCAA atcacgtAAATGCATCATTTCATGATAGAGGAAGGCACAGAATGACCGAGTGTCGAG TTGACCCTATTACACAACAAGTCAGTGAACTAGTGTTAACCAGTACTACTAGTGATTATGAGGTAGTGGCAACCAGCAAGGAAGAAGACCAGTTATCATTAATGGAACCCTCTGCTGATGGAGTGGTAGAGTCGGATCATGAAAAGAGCAATGTCAGTAGTAGTAGTGATGATAATGATGTAGTGGTTATTGAGGTGAAGCCAGGGACTAAGGCTGTTAAGTATGAGGCTGGGGAACCTTCTGCTGATGTAGTGGTAGAGTCAGATCATGAAAAGAGCAATGTCAGTAGTAGTAGTGATGATAATGATGTAGTGGTTGTTGAGGTGGAGCCAGGGACTAAGGCTGTTAAGAATGAGGCTGGGAAAAACGAGGA CTCTTGGGCTTCCTTGTATTGTGAAGAAGAATCGTCAAATGATGATACTTTTGAAATGT TCATCATGGAGATTAAGAGTGCTGCAAAGAG CACACCAAAGCAAAGGCGAAGTCCCAGTCTTACAGAGCCTAGTGATGTCTGTTCCACAACTCATTCAGTTGACAGAATCACTATTGATTCGTCAAACATCAGCACAAATTCACATGTTGAAGAAG ATGTGGAGAAGAGCTTGTTTAAAGAAATTACCAATAGTGTCCACTCAAGAAGAAGGCTTTCTCGAAGAAAGAG TGTTACCCGTGTAATGATTACTGAAGATTGTATTGAAGCTGAAGAGTTTTTAGATGATGAAGCAGAGAGTAGTTGTTTTATTTCTGATTCACCTAACGAGTATTTAGATGAGGAAGCCAAGGAAGATGAGAGTAGCCAGATTTCTGATGGAACTGATGTAGCAAGAAAACTGTTTTCTGATGAAAGTGAAATCTCATCAAT TAACCAGCCGGTATCAAGAGAGAAGCCTAAACAGGTCACTGATTTTTACACCCCAA GCACCATAATGGACAGCCTGAAAGCATCATATAGTAATGTCAACTTCAAGAAGTTCAGGGAAAAGATGGCACAAGATTTGTTCATGTTCTACAATGTCAGTGTGTTTGACAGCaag CTTCCATCTAATTTTGAGATCACATGGAACATTCATTTAACAAAAACAGCTGGACTGTGTTATTATTCAGA GGTTAATAATGAAAGGAGAGCTAGAGTTGAATTGTCTACTAAAGTGTGCACAGATTTTG AGAGATTACGAGACGTGTTGATTCATGAACTATGTCATGCGGCCACCTGGGTATTTGATGGAATGAAATGTGGCCATGGAGCTGAATGGAAGAGATG GACACAGAAGGTGTGTCAAGCCGTACCTGGTCTACCTGTTATCACTACTTGTCACAATTATGAAATACCCACCAAACATgtttaccactgtaccaagtgtgATTACTC AATTGGGAGACACTCAAAGTCAATAAACTTAATAACTCAACATTGCCCCTTGTGCACAAG TCACTTAAAATTACAACCCAAATTAAAAGCTGACGGAACACCCAGGCAGCAAACAATGTCACCATTTGCTCAGTTTGTTAAAGAGAATTATTCATCAGTTAGAAAGGATACACCACAGCACGGACAAGTAATGAGCAAACTGGCATTAATGTATAAACAAACTTCAACATTGTGA